A stretch of Mesoplodon densirostris isolate mMesDen1 chromosome 7, mMesDen1 primary haplotype, whole genome shotgun sequence DNA encodes these proteins:
- the LIN7C gene encoding protein lin-7 homolog C: protein MAALGEPVRLERDICRAIELLEKLQRSGEVPPQKLQALQRVLQSEFCNAVREVYEHVYETVDISSSPEVRANATAKATVAAFAASEGHSHPRVVELPKTEEGLGFNIMGGKEQNSPIYISRIIPGGIADRHGGLKRGDQLLSVNGVSVEGEHHEKAVELLKAAQGKVKLVVRYTPKVLEEMESRFEKMRSAKRRQQT from the exons ATGGCGGCGCTGGGAGAACCTGTGCGACTGGAGAGGG ATATTTGTAGAGCAATTGAATTGTTGGAAAAACTGCAAAGGAGTGGAGAGGTACCACCACAGAAACTGCAGGCTTTACAAAGAGTCCTTCAAAGTGAATTCTGCAATGCTGTAAGAGAG GTGTATGAACATGTCTACGAGACTGTGGACATCAGTAGCAGTCCCGAAGTGAGAGCTAATGCGACTGCAAAg GCTACTGTTGCTGCATTTGCTGCCAGTGAAGGACATTCTCATCCTCGAGTTGTTGAGCTCCCCAAAACAGAAGAAGGCCTTGGATTCAATATTATGGGAGGCAAAGAACAAAACTCTCCAATCTATATATCCCGAATAATTCCAGGTGGAATTGCTGATAGACACGGGGGTCTCAAGCGTGGAGATCAACTCCTTTCTGTTAATGGAGTG agcGTTGAAGGAGAACATCATGAAAAAGCTGTAGAACTGCTGAAAGCAGCTCAAGGAAAGGTTAAATTAGTAGTACGGTACACACCCAAGGTCTTGGAAGAAATGGAGTCACGCTTTGAAAAAATGAGATCAGCAAAACGCAGGCAACAGACCTAA